The Pirellulales bacterium genome segment GGCTCGCAACTGCTGCCCGAAGTGATCGCCGGAGTTCAATTCATCGATGGAATCAAACCCCAAGCAACCGCCGCCTGAAAACTTCCTATCCACAACTTCTTGCAATATCTCACGGACACTGCCTGACCCTCTAGCCGCAGCCTGTCTCGTCTTCTGCGAGGCTGCCGAGCATCAATCGATCAGTGCAACTATCGCTCGACGGATTTGCTGCGGTAGGTTCGGCCAAGCAGCGATGATCCGGTTCAAATGGTGTTCGCCCGGGTTGGCAACTGCACCGGATTCTGCACCGCCTTCCTGACAATCAGCGGTTTTTTCCGTGCTTTCGGCAGGTGTTCGGTTCCTGTCCTCTCCGCTCGACACAAAGAGCTCTCCGTAAGGTACCGTGATTTAAGGCCTTACGGAGACGTGTCCTGAATGACACAGCCAACTGTGTCAAATCTGTGTCAATCAACGGCCAATTCTCGGCCTTCGGTCGCCACTGCTTCGATCTCTTCGGATGTACTTTTTGTCTGGGCGATCTCCTGAGAACTAGGTGGGTTTACGTCACCGTCAACACGACGGCCGACCGCCCCCACGAAACTGACTTTTTGCATTTGTTGCTGAGCTTCCCGATCATGCAGGTGGTAATAGTGGCGCACCATCCCGCTCTGCTGATGTCCCAGCCATTGCATTACCACCGGCTCCGGCACGCCGCTATTGGCGCAGGCCGAGCAAAAATAATGGCGGAAGCTATGCAGACGTCCGTCGATGAAGCCGAACGCTCCCGTCGTTGGGAATTGACGGCTCAACGGCGTTAGAACATCACGGATTAAGGTGCGCCGCACAATATCCGGACTGAGTAGACCTCGTTTTGGCCCGTGAAATACTAACCCATCGCTGTCATGCGACATGCCCTGCAACACCTGATGCAAGGTGGCGTCGATTGGAAACGATCGGCTTCGATGGTTTTTGATTTGCCTGGGCTTCCCACGACGGCGATGCCGACTCGTACTCTCGTCAGTGAGCGAAATAAAGTTGTTGGACATATCGACGTCAGACCAGCGTAGCGAACGCAATTCTGAAATTCGCATGCCCGTGCAAGCTAACGCGGTTAAGACCGTTGCCAGCCAACCCAGCTCTTCCACACTATAGCTGTACGCGATCATGGCAGTGACTTGATCGGGCTGCCAGCAATACGTGTCGGTCCCCGAAGGCTTAGGCAACGGCAACTTGATTGCACAACTGGCCGGTAGATGTCCGGCGTTGATCATCCATTGCACAGCTTGCTTGATCGTGGTGAGCTCTAGAAATTCTGTCCGGTATGCATAACCCTCACCGTCGAGCCAAGCGGCATAGTTGTGAAGCTGCCTCGGTGTGATCTGGTTCCAATACCGATATCCTTCCTTCCGGACGTGCGGTAGAAACTTGTCGAAGACTGCCCGATACCGCTTCGGTGTCGCCGGTCGAGCTCCCCCCGTGACCCGTGGTCGCTGCACATGCGCCAAGTAAAACTGCACGCCTACACCCAGCGGAACAAGCTCACTCTCAGCCGCCCTTAAGAGATCGCGGTCAGCTAGCCCGAGTTCGACTGCCTTGATTACGTCGAGACGTTTAATGGCTTCGAGAGCCTCTTGATAGGTTTTCGTTCCAAGCGAATGTCGAGCTGCCGACGGCTTGTTCGCGCGGCCATCCGCTTGATAGACCCCATCGCGTTCGTAAAGTAACCAGTTAAAGTATTGGCCAACGATTCGTTCATTTTTGCGTTTATTTGGCATATGGTTGATCAGCGGGATCAATCTAAGGTTGAGAATCTAATGCCTTCCACTTGGGCCTCGGCCCCGAAAGCTTGCAAGTCACGTCTTCGATCGACGCCGAATTGCGCGAGGTTTCGTTACCTTCATCGAAAGTAACGGAACTACAACCGAGCGCGTCCGGATGAAAGGCCATCCGTGTTCGATGGCCACCAGGCTGATATTTCGCGAGCGTGCCGTCGTTGGCTCGCCGGCGCAGAGTGCTCACTGAGAACCCAGTCAGATCGCTGAGTTCCTTGATCGAGAGCAGCTTGGTAATGCCATCCGTGGCCATCGACATCGCCCATTGAGATTTCTCACGGCTCTCTCACGTGGATCGTGAACGAGTGCCAAGGAACTCAACAGAGCGATTATCGATGGGCAATAAAACCGAAGTCGCTTGGCAGCGACTTACGGATTTGGCGAAGCCGGCCCCGGAGTGGCCAAAAACCACTCCTTGCCGAGGCGCTTGTCGATTACGTCGAGATCCCCCGCGATCGTGTCTGAGGACACCTGGAAAAAAGTCGCAAACGCCTGAATGACAGAGCTCTTACGTCGGTGCAGAACACTGTGGTGCCGCTGATGCAAGGCGCGCAGATAATGCTGCAAGTCGAACAACCGAGCATATCTCGTAATCGTGTTTCTGGCAGCATTGTCGGCGCGGACTTTATCCATCCAATCGGCCAGGTGCTCAGGAGCCTCGGCTCCGCGCAGAGCGTCTTCGATCATTTCCCGTAGTTCATCGCGGCTGGGAATTGGCGAAATGTCAGGAAAACAGAACACGTATCCTCCACCTCGCATGTAGCCGAGTACCGTTGACGTGCTCAGCGCTGATAGCTGGGGCTGCAGCGGCTGCGGAAGACGGGGAGCCGCAAGGCCCGTCAAAAGCCAGCGAAGGAAAAATTCCTCGAAAGCGGTCAGATATTCCGCCGTTCGACCTTCGGCCTGGCGGACTGCTTCCGGAAGAAGGCCGAGAGATCGTGTGGCTCCAATCAGGGGAATGCCCTGTCGAGCAACCTCTTCTCGCCAGGTCTGAAACAACGAATCATGCTCCTGTAAAAACTGCGGGTTCGTCAGCAACCATCCTGCGTAACCTTGTGCTGGTGCCGCTAATCGCTCAACTCGGTGCTGACCGATCGTATTCACCGCTTCAATTTACTCCGCCGTCCAACCGAGAGGCTGCACGATGTTCTGCGTAATATCCGTTCGCGGAGGCGCCAATGTCGAATAAACAATTCGGTGACTACCCCAGAATCCGACTCCGACCGCGCCCGCAGCGCGTGTTAGGTCTGATTCCATGGCCCACAAAGCGGCGTCGAATCGTTTGGTATTAATATTGGCTGCTACGGCGCTGATTAGTGGCTACGGCAGTGCGAAAAACAGGCCATTACGAACATTGGGATGCTCCCGGTATTGGCTTGGTACACCAACGTCCTCACGTACTAGACGGTTATTTGCAGATAGACGCATCATTGCAGATTGTCCCGGTCTTGCATTGCTAGATTAGACTCGCTGGTGGAGCTTCCGAATTCCATTTGCGCAAGTCGATCAATGCATGTCAATGCAGCTAATGCTGCTTCGGGATCGGACAATGCAATGGCCCTTTGTAAGAACAATCAAACACGCTTTCTCTGGCTACATCCTGCAGTTTTGGGCCTCTCGCAACAGTTCGACGGCGATGCTCCACGCCAATCGAGAGCACCCGCTCGTTCCCGATATCGGTTCTGAAACGAGTGGGTGCTCCCCGCCGACTGCGCCCCTGACTATGGTCGTAGACAGATTGGCAACTTGTTAAACCCGAGTTTCGTCGACTTCTCCTTGAAAACGCAACCAGGCGCGTTCTAGCTCGGCGCGTATTTGGCTAATGCGGCCATTGCTCACTTGCAACATTCTCGCGACAGCTTGGGTCTTTTCACCAGCCGCCAGGTATTCCGCCGCGAGACGCTCCCGTCGAGCGAGAGTTTTGAGCCATTCTCGAAAGTCGATTCGCATGGCAGCA includes the following:
- a CDS encoding site-specific integrase, giving the protein MIPLINHMPNKRKNERIVGQYFNWLLYERDGVYQADGRANKPSAARHSLGTKTYQEALEAIKRLDVIKAVELGLADRDLLRAAESELVPLGVGVQFYLAHVQRPRVTGGARPATPKRYRAVFDKFLPHVRKEGYRYWNQITPRQLHNYAAWLDGEGYAYRTEFLELTTIKQAVQWMINAGHLPASCAIKLPLPKPSGTDTYCWQPDQVTAMIAYSYSVEELGWLATVLTALACTGMRISELRSLRWSDVDMSNNFISLTDESTSRHRRRGKPRQIKNHRSRSFPIDATLHQVLQGMSHDSDGLVFHGPKRGLLSPDIVRRTLIRDVLTPLSRQFPTTGAFGFIDGRLHSFRHYFCSACANSGVPEPVVMQWLGHQQSGMVRHYYHLHDREAQQQMQKVSFVGAVGRRVDGDVNPPSSQEIAQTKSTSEEIEAVATEGRELAVD